The proteins below are encoded in one region of Acetoanaerobium noterae:
- a CDS encoding phosphatidate cytidylyltransferase — protein MKVRIISALVLLPIFFFVIIYGGLVTKLAVLIVALISIKEFTNAFAASGIKPTNAILYIITILFLVPSWQNIWSVLPVLLFILVVGESILLIFGKKTVEDISVSILTFVYITVALSSVIVVREASFDFIWYIFIFAWATDTCAYFAGFAFGKHKLMPKVSPKKTIEGAIGGIIGCIIISTVYAYFVHPEYILLIGVSALIGSVISQAGDLFASSFKRKLGVKDYGNLIPGHGGMLDRIDSIIFTAPFTYIVMFIAKLI, from the coding sequence TTGAAAGTCAGAATTATATCTGCACTAGTTCTTCTTCCGATATTTTTCTTTGTTATCATATATGGAGGACTTGTAACAAAGCTAGCAGTTTTAATTGTTGCATTAATATCGATAAAAGAATTTACAAATGCATTTGCTGCATCGGGGATTAAACCAACAAATGCAATTTTATATATTATAACAATACTATTTTTAGTTCCTAGCTGGCAAAATATATGGTCGGTGCTACCTGTTTTGCTATTTATACTTGTAGTGGGCGAGAGCATCCTTCTTATTTTTGGAAAAAAAACAGTAGAGGATATTTCTGTAAGCATCTTAACTTTTGTTTATATAACGGTTGCTCTTAGCAGTGTGATAGTTGTTAGAGAGGCATCGTTTGATTTCATTTGGTATATTTTTATTTTTGCGTGGGCGACAGATACCTGTGCCTACTTTGCAGGCTTTGCTTTTGGAAAGCATAAACTTATGCCAAAGGTTAGCCCTAAAAAAACCATAGAAGGGGCTATTGGAGGTATAATTGGCTGTATTATAATATCTACTGTATATGCTTATTTCGTGCATCCTGAGTATATCTTGTTAATAGGAGTCTCAGCGCTAATAGGAAGCGTAATATCTCAAGCAGGAGACTTATTTGCATCTTCTTTTAAACGTAAGCTAGGTGTAAAAGATTATGGAAATCTTATACCTGGCCATGGAGGAATGCTAGATAGAATAGACAGCATTATATTTACAGCGCCATTTACTTATATAGTGATGTTTATTGCAAAGCTAATATAA
- a CDS encoding isoprenyl transferase translates to MSYYDKIDKNNIPSHIGIIMDGNGRWAKKRMLPRSFGHKAGVETIRDIVKACNELKVEYLTLYAFSTENWNRPEEEVSALMKLLLEYLKKETKELDKNNVRINAIGDYSKLPKLIYDELCHSIEKTKNNTGVVMSLALNYGSRNDIMTAVKNIILEEREKGIDIDSVDEDFMRNYLSTRLLPDPDLIIRPSGELRLSNFLMWEAAYAEFWFSDINWPDFKREDLYKAIFDYQNRDRRFGTIS, encoded by the coding sequence TTGAGTTATTATGATAAAATAGATAAAAATAATATACCTAGCCATATTGGTATAATAATGGATGGAAATGGACGTTGGGCTAAGAAAAGAATGCTTCCAAGAAGCTTTGGGCATAAAGCTGGAGTGGAAACAATAAGAGATATTGTAAAGGCTTGCAATGAGCTTAAGGTTGAGTATTTGACCCTGTATGCTTTTTCCACTGAAAACTGGAATAGACCAGAAGAGGAAGTAAGTGCTCTTATGAAGCTTTTACTTGAGTACTTAAAAAAAGAAACAAAAGAGCTAGATAAAAATAATGTTAGAATCAATGCAATTGGAGATTACTCAAAGCTCCCGAAGTTAATTTATGATGAGCTTTGCCACTCCATTGAAAAAACTAAGAATAATACTGGAGTTGTAATGTCGCTTGCTCTAAACTACGGAAGCAGAAATGATATTATGACAGCTGTAAAAAATATAATATTAGAGGAAAGAGAAAAGGGTATTGATATTGATAGTGTTGATGAAGACTTTATGAGGAATTACCTAAGCACTAGATTGTTACCAGACCCTGATTTAATTATAAGACCAAGCGGAGAATTAAGACTTTCTAACTTTTTAATGTGGGAAGCAGCCTATGCCGAATTTTGGTTTTCTGACATAAACTGGCCAGATTTTAAAAGAGAAGATTTATATAAAGCAATTTTTGATTATCAAAATAGAGATAGAAGATTCGGCACCATAAGTTAG
- the frr gene encoding ribosome recycling factor: MKLDIHKKIEEKMEKTIAVLKDELLTIRAGRANPNMLDRVMVDYYGTMTPLKQMAGVSSPEPRTILIQPWDKSAMGSIEKAILSSDLGFNPTNDGNSIRINIPQLTEERRKDLIKLVAKTGEQAKVAIRNERREANEAIKKMEKTSELTEDDSKKAQDEVQKLTDSHIKMIDDMLAKKEKDIMEV, encoded by the coding sequence ATGAAACTCGATATCCACAAGAAAATTGAAGAAAAAATGGAAAAAACGATTGCTGTTTTAAAAGATGAGCTACTCACTATTAGAGCAGGAAGAGCAAATCCTAATATGTTAGATCGTGTGATGGTTGATTACTATGGAACTATGACTCCACTTAAGCAAATGGCTGGAGTATCATCACCTGAACCTAGAACTATACTTATTCAACCATGGGATAAAAGTGCTATGGGAAGTATTGAAAAAGCTATTCTTAGTTCAGATTTAGGCTTCAATCCGACAAATGATGGTAACTCAATTAGAATTAACATACCACAGCTTACTGAAGAAAGAAGAAAAGATCTTATAAAGCTAGTAGCTAAAACTGGAGAACAAGCTAAAGTTGCAATCAGAAATGAAAGACGTGAAGCAAACGAAGCAATTAAAAAAATGGAAAAAACTTCTGAGCTAACTGAAGATGATTCAAAAAAGGCTCAGGATGAAGTTCAAAAGCTTACTGATTCTCATATCAAGATGATAGATGATATGCTGGCAAAAAAAGAGAAGGATATAATGGAGGTTTAA
- the pyrH gene encoding UMP kinase — protein sequence MTSTQYKRVLLKLSGEALAGDKGYGIENSVLNSIAKSIKTLMDMGVEVAIVVGGGNIFRGRSGEGMDRTTGDYMGMLATVINSLALQSSLENEGVVTRVQTAIEMRQIAEPYIRRRAIRHLEKQRVVIFGAGTGNPYFSTDTTAALRAAEIEADVILLAKKVDGVYDSDPVLNPDAVKFDELTYMDVLNKGLKVMDSTATSLCMDNNIPIRVFSLEDPNNIIEVVKGKNIGTIVKGD from the coding sequence ATGACAAGTACACAATATAAAAGAGTTCTGCTAAAACTAAGTGGTGAAGCATTGGCTGGAGATAAAGGCTATGGGATAGAAAATTCTGTACTTAACTCTATAGCTAAATCTATAAAAACATTGATGGATATGGGAGTAGAAGTGGCAATTGTTGTTGGTGGAGGAAATATCTTTAGAGGCCGAAGCGGTGAAGGTATGGACAGAACAACAGGTGATTACATGGGCATGCTTGCAACTGTGATTAACTCTCTTGCGCTTCAATCATCTCTTGAAAATGAAGGCGTAGTGACTAGAGTGCAAACTGCAATAGAAATGAGACAGATTGCTGAACCTTATATTCGTAGAAGAGCTATAAGACATCTTGAAAAGCAAAGAGTAGTGATTTTTGGAGCTGGAACTGGAAATCCATATTTTTCTACTGACACTACTGCAGCGCTTAGAGCAGCAGAAATAGAGGCGGATGTAATTCTTTTAGCTAAAAAAGTTGATGGTGTTTACGATAGTGACCCAGTACTTAATCCAGATGCAGTTAAATTTGACGAGTTAACTTATATGGATGTTTTAAACAAAGGGCTTAAAGTAATGGACTCAACAGCGACATCATTGTGTATGGATAATAATATTCCTATAAGGGTATTTTCACTTGAAGATCCAAATAATATAATAGAAGTAGTTAAAGGAAAAAATATTGGAACTATAGTAAAGGGGGATTAA
- the tsf gene encoding translation elongation factor Ts encodes MAITAGMVKELREKTGAGMMDCKKALTEAEGNMDRAIDILREKGLSQAAKKSDRIAAEGLVGMMISEDGKKAAMTEVNSETDFVAKNEEFQTFVANVTKVAMEKEPKDLEALLASEYSAGVTVEAELTSKIAKIGENMNVRRFSALSIEAGRISGYVHGAGKIAVLVKLEAASDSEKLDELGKDIAMQVAAMNPKYISRDDVDQDYINHEREILIQQALNEGKPQNIVEKMVEGRLQKQLKEVCLLEQTFVKDSDKAVKDVVADTAKALGVEIKVVAVERFEVGEGLEKKSENFAEEVAKQLGN; translated from the coding sequence ATGGCTATTACAGCAGGTATGGTTAAAGAGTTAAGAGAAAAAACTGGTGCTGGAATGATGGATTGCAAGAAGGCATTAACTGAAGCAGAAGGTAACATGGACAGAGCTATAGATATCCTAAGAGAAAAAGGACTTTCTCAAGCGGCTAAAAAATCAGATCGTATTGCAGCAGAAGGATTAGTTGGAATGATGATATCTGAAGATGGAAAGAAAGCTGCAATGACTGAAGTAAATTCAGAAACAGATTTCGTTGCTAAAAACGAAGAGTTCCAAACTTTTGTAGCTAACGTTACTAAGGTTGCAATGGAAAAAGAGCCTAAAGATTTAGAAGCACTTCTTGCATCTGAATACTCTGCTGGAGTTACAGTTGAAGCTGAGCTTACATCTAAAATTGCTAAAATCGGTGAGAATATGAACGTAAGAAGATTCTCAGCGCTATCAATAGAAGCTGGAAGAATTTCAGGTTATGTTCACGGAGCTGGTAAAATAGCAGTATTAGTTAAACTAGAAGCTGCTAGCGATTCTGAGAAATTAGATGAACTAGGAAAAGACATAGCAATGCAAGTTGCAGCTATGAATCCAAAATATATTTCTCGTGATGATGTAGACCAAGATTACATCAACCACGAAAGAGAAATCCTTATTCAGCAAGCTCTTAATGAAGGAAAACCACAGAACATAGTTGAAAAAATGGTTGAAGGAAGATTACAAAAGCAACTTAAAGAAGTTTGTCTACTTGAGCAAACATTTGTAAAGGATTCTGATAAAGCGGTTAAAGACGTTGTTGCAGATACTGCAAAAGCTTTAGGCGTTGAAATAAAAGTAGTAGCAGTTGAAAGATTCGAGGTTGGAGAAGGCCTTGAAAAGAAATCAGAAAATTTTGCAGAAGAAGTTGCTAAGCAATTAGGTAACTAA
- the rpsB gene encoding 30S ribosomal protein S2: MSVVSMKQLLEAGVHFGHQTRRWNPKMSRFIFTERNGIYIIDLQKTVKKIEEAYSFIREVAETGKPILFVGTKKQAQDSIKEEAERSGMYYVNERWLGGMLTNYQTIKKRIDRLRELERMQEDGTFDVLPKKEVIQLMNEKEKLEKYLNGIKDMPEVPGAIFIVDPRKERIAVKEAHKLGIPVVGIVDTNCDPDEIDFPIPGNDDAIRAVKLIASTISQAIIEAKQGQIEETTSTEEAAVEAEVVEAE, from the coding sequence ATGTCAGTAGTAAGTATGAAGCAGTTGTTAGAAGCAGGAGTTCATTTCGGTCACCAGACTAGAAGATGGAACCCTAAAATGTCAAGATTTATATTCACAGAAAGAAATGGAATATACATCATTGATTTACAAAAAACAGTAAAGAAAATTGAAGAAGCTTATAGCTTCATCAGAGAAGTTGCTGAAACTGGAAAGCCAATTCTTTTCGTAGGAACTAAAAAGCAAGCTCAAGATTCTATCAAAGAAGAAGCAGAAAGATCAGGAATGTACTATGTAAATGAAAGATGGTTAGGTGGAATGCTAACAAACTACCAAACTATCAAAAAGAGAATAGATAGATTAAGAGAACTTGAAAGAATGCAAGAAGATGGAACTTTCGATGTTCTTCCTAAAAAAGAAGTAATCCAGCTTATGAACGAAAAAGAAAAGCTAGAAAAATACCTTAACGGTATTAAAGATATGCCAGAAGTTCCAGGAGCTATTTTCATAGTTGACCCTAGAAAAGAAAGAATAGCTGTTAAAGAAGCTCATAAATTAGGAATCCCAGTTGTTGGTATCGTAGATACAAACTGTGATCCAGATGAAATTGACTTCCCTATCCCAGGAAATGACGATGCAATCAGAGCAGTAAAACTTATTGCGTCTACTATTTCACAAGCTATTATCGAAGCAAAGCAAGGACAAATTGAAGAAACTACATCTACTGAAGAAGCTGCTGTAGAAGCAGAAGTAGTAGAAGCTGAATAA
- a CDS encoding FapA family protein, translating to MFQRINFDKIIDDYTLKLVVTKDYMKAYLEISLDTDEIPDKNLTVEEVENFLRDKEIVYGVQTNIIRDMIDSRIYQKSVMVAEADMPQKGDDGYIQYTHRIKNSISLNQDDKGNINFKELGWFIQVSQGDILAKKIPPTMGHGGKNLKGEEIPAVPGKEAVFKYGKNVEESEDKTSLISTKDGRLEYAGDKLQVNDVLTIKGNVDTSTGNINFGGDVVVNGDIKTGFEVNCVGSLEVNGVIEAANIIVGRDLVVKGGVQGNAKSSIKVSGSTICRFIENACVFSEGDIITDFVVHSNISCGSNLVVKGKKGLIVGGEIRVKNEINAQVIGSYMGTKTVIEIGLDPSQKNKLDAYRDELHSYEKKLKELQPTIETGKQLLQRGLMDNIKKISFVKMLEDYNKTVQNISIVETEIQKIEKQLSEIRYGMMQVKDKIYPGVKITIGRYSRYIKDETGASKFYVQDGDIVIHKN from the coding sequence ATGTTTCAGCGAATTAATTTTGATAAAATAATAGATGACTACACCCTTAAACTGGTTGTAACAAAGGATTATATGAAAGCATATCTGGAAATATCTCTAGATACTGATGAGATTCCTGACAAAAATCTGACTGTTGAGGAAGTTGAAAATTTCTTGAGAGACAAAGAGATAGTATATGGAGTTCAAACAAACATTATTAGAGATATGATAGATTCTAGAATTTATCAAAAGTCAGTCATGGTTGCTGAAGCTGATATGCCTCAAAAAGGTGATGATGGTTATATACAGTATACTCATAGAATAAAGAATTCCATATCTCTTAATCAAGATGATAAGGGAAACATCAATTTCAAAGAACTAGGGTGGTTCATTCAGGTAAGCCAAGGTGATATTTTAGCTAAAAAGATTCCACCTACCATGGGGCATGGTGGGAAAAATTTAAAGGGTGAAGAAATTCCTGCAGTTCCGGGAAAAGAAGCAGTTTTTAAGTATGGGAAAAATGTAGAGGAATCTGAAGACAAAACTAGTCTAATATCTACAAAAGATGGAAGACTTGAATATGCAGGCGATAAGCTTCAAGTAAATGATGTTTTAACTATAAAGGGTAATGTGGATACTAGCACTGGAAATATTAATTTTGGTGGAGATGTAGTAGTTAATGGAGATATAAAGACTGGATTTGAAGTTAACTGCGTAGGGAGCCTTGAAGTAAATGGAGTAATTGAAGCTGCTAATATTATAGTCGGTAGAGATTTAGTAGTTAAAGGTGGAGTTCAAGGAAATGCTAAATCATCTATAAAAGTAAGTGGAAGTACAATATGTAGATTTATTGAAAACGCTTGCGTATTTTCTGAAGGAGATATAATAACAGATTTTGTAGTTCACAGTAATATTAGCTGTGGTTCAAATTTAGTTGTAAAAGGCAAAAAAGGTCTAATTGTTGGTGGAGAGATTAGAGTAAAAAATGAAATAAATGCTCAAGTAATAGGCTCGTATATGGGAACAAAGACTGTTATTGAAATTGGACTAGATCCTTCACAGAAAAATAAATTAGATGCATATAGAGATGAACTTCATTCATATGAAAAGAAATTAAAAGAATTACAGCCTACTATTGAGACAGGTAAACAGCTATTGCAAAGAGGTCTAATGGATAACATAAAGAAAATTTCTTTTGTAAAAATGTTAGAAGACTATAATAAGACAGTTCAAAACATCAGTATAGTAGAGACTGAGATTCAAAAAATTGAAAAGCAGCTTAGCGAGATTAGATATGGAATGATGCAAGTCAAAGACAAAATTTATCCTGGAGTAAAAATTACGATAGGTAGATACAGCAGATATATTAAAGATGAAACGGGAGCATCAAAGTTCTATGTCCAAGACGGAGATATAGTAATTCACAAGAATTAA
- a CDS encoding sigma-70 family RNA polymerase sigma factor produces MARQIDIWDRYSQEENLDKKKEIKKVIIEEYINLVKIIAGKLYNYYASNIEYDDLMSYGVIGLIDAIDKYDPSKNIKFETYASIRIRGSIIDQIRNLDWIPRSIRQKSKILKDANEALESKLGREASYQEIAKYLGKSEQEVLTLIDETSVYNILSIEDDFNESFKIQLKDESIESSPEDLTVYNDTIKELQRTIGELNEREQLIINLYYYEGLTYKEIGEILNISESRVSQIHSKAISKMRKQFQH; encoded by the coding sequence ATGGCTAGACAAATTGATATTTGGGATAGGTATTCTCAAGAAGAAAACTTGGATAAAAAGAAGGAAATTAAAAAAGTAATTATAGAGGAATATATTAATCTTGTGAAGATAATTGCAGGCAAGCTTTATAATTATTATGCAAGCAATATTGAATATGATGATTTAATGAGTTATGGAGTGATTGGGTTAATAGATGCCATAGATAAGTATGATCCTAGCAAAAATATTAAGTTTGAAACCTATGCATCTATTAGAATAAGGGGATCCATAATTGATCAAATTAGAAATTTAGACTGGATACCTAGATCTATTAGACAAAAATCAAAAATTTTAAAGGATGCAAATGAAGCTTTAGAATCTAAGCTTGGAAGAGAAGCATCATATCAAGAAATAGCAAAATATTTAGGCAAATCAGAACAAGAAGTTCTTACATTAATAGATGAAACTTCGGTTTATAATATTTTGTCTATAGAAGACGATTTTAATGAATCTTTTAAAATACAGCTAAAGGATGAAAGTATTGAATCTAGCCCGGAGGACTTAACAGTTTATAATGATACGATTAAAGAACTTCAAAGAACGATTGGTGAGCTAAATGAAAGAGAACAGCTCATCATAAACCTGTACTACTATGAGGGATTGACCTACAAGGAAATAGGGGAAATATTAAATATTTCTGAATCCAGAGTCTCTCAAATACACAGTAAAGCTATATCAAAAATGAGAAAACAATTTCAGCACTAA
- a CDS encoding chemotaxis protein CheD — MDKNIKVGMADYKVASGEEVLITLGLGSCVGVVIYDSSKKIAGMAHIMLPSSLEIKNNSNKMKFADTCIDLMLEELIKLKVSKSSLKAKIAGGAQMFSVSLNTESLNIGKRNVIAVKEKLKSLNIPIIAEDVLGNHGRTIKFDCNNQKLNIKSIGKGEHFI; from the coding sequence ATGGATAAAAATATTAAAGTAGGCATGGCAGACTACAAAGTTGCTTCAGGAGAAGAGGTTTTAATAACATTAGGATTAGGATCTTGTGTTGGCGTTGTTATATATGATTCCTCAAAAAAAATAGCTGGAATGGCTCATATAATGTTGCCTTCCAGCTTGGAAATTAAAAATAATTCTAATAAAATGAAGTTTGCGGACACCTGTATAGATTTGATGCTAGAAGAGTTAATAAAGCTCAAGGTATCAAAATCCTCTCTAAAAGCAAAAATAGCTGGAGGAGCTCAGATGTTTAGCGTTTCTCTTAATACTGAAAGCTTAAATATAGGGAAACGAAATGTAATAGCTGTAAAAGAAAAGCTTAAATCCTTAAATATACCAATAATAGCAGAAGATGTTTTAGGAAATCACGGTAGAACTATCAAATTTGATTGCAATAACCAAAAACTAAACATAAAAAGTATTGGTAAAGGAGAGCATTTTATATAG
- a CDS encoding chemotaxis protein CheC — MDFSMDNINGLYLDVLKEIGNIGSGNAATSLSKMINKSVNMEVPNIEVIETEKVVELFEDEEEITVGVYINFNGDINGTILTLLDKASSDNLVRILFGKKPESDIYNEIESSVIQELGNIMSSGYVTSISMLTSLNINISVPAVNIDMVSSILSVPAVEYGLESDKLILIENKLEIDDEKIKCYFFFMPDLTSFDTLFRSLGVLGNG, encoded by the coding sequence ATGGATTTTAGTATGGATAATATTAACGGCTTGTATTTAGATGTTTTAAAGGAGATTGGAAATATAGGTTCGGGAAATGCAGCTACTTCTCTTTCGAAGATGATAAATAAATCTGTAAACATGGAAGTTCCAAACATTGAAGTAATTGAGACTGAAAAAGTTGTTGAGCTCTTTGAAGATGAAGAAGAAATAACAGTAGGTGTATATATTAACTTCAATGGAGATATTAATGGAACAATTCTAACTTTACTAGATAAAGCATCTTCAGATAATCTTGTTAGAATACTTTTTGGGAAAAAGCCTGAAAGTGATATTTATAATGAAATAGAATCATCTGTAATTCAAGAGCTTGGTAACATAATGTCCAGTGGATACGTTACTTCTATTTCTATGCTGACTTCATTAAATATAAATATTTCTGTTCCAGCAGTAAATATAGATATGGTGAGCTCAATTTTAAGTGTTCCAGCTGTAGAATATGGGCTTGAAAGTGATAAGCTTATTCTAATTGAAAACAAGCTTGAAATAGATGATGAAAAAATTAAATGCTATTTCTTCTTCATGCCAGATTTGACATCGTTTGACACCTTATTTAGAAGCTTAGGGGTGCTAGGCAATGGATAA
- a CDS encoding chemotaxis protein CheW produces MNDNQFVIFRLADEYYGIKIENVETIERIMEITRVPKTQNYIKGVINLRGEIVPIIDLRDRLGLPSKDYDSETRIIVNKKQDLMIGYIVDSASEVKDIPPSAISYGTFEENLSETFVKGIGKVENQMIILLDVDKIIEH; encoded by the coding sequence ATGAATGACAATCAATTCGTTATTTTTAGATTAGCTGATGAATACTATGGCATTAAAATTGAGAATGTAGAGACAATAGAAAGAATTATGGAAATAACTAGGGTTCCAAAAACTCAAAATTATATAAAAGGAGTGATTAACCTTAGAGGTGAAATTGTTCCGATTATTGATTTAAGAGATAGACTAGGGCTTCCAAGTAAAGACTATGATTCAGAAACGAGAATAATAGTTAATAAAAAGCAGGATTTAATGATAGGATATATAGTTGACTCGGCTTCTGAAGTTAAGGATATACCTCCTTCTGCTATAAGCTATGGAACCTTTGAAGAAAACCTTTCAGAGACATTCGTAAAAGGAATAGGAAAAGTTGAAAATCAAATGATAATATTATTAGATGTAGATAAAATAATAGAACACTAA
- a CDS encoding chemotaxis protein CheA, producing MLDFEQYIDIFIDESKEHLQNLNQCLLDYEANTENLETVNEIFRIAHTLKGMSATMGFETIASLTHKMENILDGIRSHKLQTTPEMVDILFEGLDILEEEVKSIETSGKEKEIDIKNIISRLDDIENQRASSAKAPIKSKVDSVDNHELEISEEDRDTIISVAADMAENGFKVFKLWIKLEDGCMLKAARAFLVFKSLESKGEIVYSSPSSDDIEDEKFEDSFTVLYSSKLSSDEVEKIVMEVSEIEKVEISIFDISKATISKSENIESIKTMDDNEAQFEELTKNINVENKSDAKSDSNQDKQAEGDAGSKKNKTGKTVRVDIDRLDNLMNLVSELIIVKTRLEDDEISSNQQNMNDAVEYLERITTSLHDAVTKVRMVPVERVFNRFPRMVRDLSKDLNKEIELFMSGEETEVDRTVIDEIGDPLIHLLRNSIDHGIEIPEVRLEKGKKEKGRVNLNAYPDGNTVVIEVSDDGAGINVDKVKQKAIDKGLITAEQAKEMDANKAAELIFAPGFSTADKVSDISGRGVGLDVVLTKIEALGGNVEIETEKDKGSRFIIRLPLTLAIIQALLVIVGEEKYAIPLNNIKEITDINTEEIRLIEQKEVILYRDNPLPLLRLSEVLDCKEQKRAQGEATVVIVKKGDKEIGLIIDSLIGQQEIVIKSLGRYLNFVKQIAGATILGNGGVALIIDTNSLF from the coding sequence ATGCTAGATTTTGAACAATATATTGATATATTTATAGATGAATCTAAAGAACATTTACAGAATTTAAACCAGTGTTTATTGGATTATGAAGCAAACACTGAAAATCTAGAAACTGTAAATGAAATTTTTAGAATAGCGCATACATTAAAGGGCATGTCTGCGACTATGGGCTTTGAAACAATTGCTTCACTTACTCATAAAATGGAAAATATTTTGGATGGAATAAGGTCACATAAACTTCAAACCACTCCTGAAATGGTAGATATACTATTCGAAGGGCTGGATATATTGGAGGAAGAAGTTAAGAGTATTGAAACTTCAGGAAAAGAAAAAGAAATTGATATAAAAAATATCATATCAAGACTAGATGATATAGAAAATCAAAGAGCCAGTTCTGCTAAAGCTCCTATTAAATCAAAGGTAGATTCTGTAGATAATCACGAGCTTGAAATAAGTGAAGAGGATAGGGACACTATTATAAGTGTAGCTGCTGATATGGCAGAAAATGGTTTTAAAGTGTTCAAACTATGGATAAAGCTTGAAGACGGGTGCATGCTAAAAGCGGCTAGAGCTTTTTTAGTATTTAAGTCACTTGAAAGTAAAGGTGAGATTGTATACTCTAGTCCATCTTCCGATGATATAGAAGATGAAAAATTTGAAGATAGCTTTACTGTTTTATACTCAAGTAAATTGTCATCAGATGAAGTTGAAAAAATTGTTATGGAAGTTTCTGAAATTGAAAAAGTAGAAATTTCTATTTTCGATATATCAAAAGCAACTATAAGTAAATCAGAAAACATAGAGTCAATTAAAACTATGGATGATAATGAAGCTCAGTTTGAAGAATTGACTAAAAATATAAATGTAGAAAATAAATCTGATGCAAAAAGTGATTCTAATCAAGACAAACAAGCTGAAGGGGACGCTGGATCTAAAAAGAACAAGACTGGAAAAACTGTAAGAGTTGATATCGATAGATTAGACAATTTAATGAATCTTGTAAGCGAGCTAATTATTGTCAAAACTAGACTAGAAGATGATGAAATAAGCTCAAATCAACAGAATATGAACGATGCAGTTGAATACCTAGAGAGAATTACAACCAGTCTGCATGATGCAGTAACCAAAGTAAGAATGGTTCCTGTTGAAAGAGTGTTTAATCGCTTTCCAAGGATGGTAAGAGATTTATCTAAAGATTTAAATAAAGAAATAGAGCTGTTTATGTCAGGTGAAGAGACAGAAGTAGACAGAACAGTTATAGATGAAATTGGAGATCCATTAATTCACTTATTAAGGAATTCAATTGACCATGGAATTGAGATTCCAGAAGTAAGACTTGAAAAAGGCAAAAAAGAGAAAGGCAGAGTAAACCTTAATGCATATCCTGACGGGAATACTGTTGTTATAGAAGTATCTGACGATGGAGCAGGGATTAACGTAGACAAGGTTAAGCAAAAAGCTATAGATAAAGGCCTGATAACAGCAGAGCAAGCAAAAGAAATGGATGCTAACAAAGCTGCAGAGCTTATATTTGCGCCAGGATTCAGTACAGCTGACAAAGTATCAGATATTTCTGGGCGTGGAGTTGGACTGGATGTAGTTCTAACTAAAATAGAAGCTCTTGGCGGAAATGTAGAAATTGAGACAGAAAAAGATAAGGGCTCAAGATTTATAATTAGACTTCCTCTAACGCTTGCTATTATTCAAGCTTTACTAGTAATTGTTGGTGAAGAAAAGTATGCAATTCCTTTAAATAATATAAAAGAGATTACAGATATAAACACAGAAGAGATAAGATTGATTGAGCAAAAAGAAGTGATACTTTATAGAGATAATCCATTGCCACTTTTGAGACTTTCTGAAGTGCTAGACTGCAAAGAACAAAAGAGAGCTCAAGGAGAAGCTACAGTAGTAATTGTAAAAAAAGGCGATAAAGAAATAGGTCTTATCATTGACTCGCTTATTGGTCAGCAGGAGATAGTTATAAAATCATTAGGAAGATATTTGAACTTTGTAAAGCAAATTGCTGGAGCTACTATTCTTGGAAATGGTGGAGTAGCACTTATCATAGACACCAATTCGTTGTTTTAA